One window of Verrucomicrobiota bacterium genomic DNA carries:
- a CDS encoding amidohydrolase translates to MPIDAHQHFWKYDAGEYLWITEEKNILRRDYLPEDLEKEQAKVQFDGSIAVQARQTLEESHWLLKLADRNDRIKGVVGWVDLGSDRVVEQLETFAAHLKFVGVRHVVQDEPDDRFILRPEFLCGLEMLKRFDLTYDLLIYPRQLPAALEVVSRFPEQPFVLDHLAKPQIKDRVLSPWKEQIQELAAFPNVFCKISGMVTEADWRAWKPEDFTPYLDVVSETFGEDRLMVGSDWPVCLLAASYAEVVALARDYFKSLSEAARKKIFGENACKFYGIGCS, encoded by the coding sequence AGCACTTCTGGAAATACGACGCCGGCGAATATCTCTGGATTACGGAGGAGAAAAACATCCTCCGGCGCGATTACCTGCCGGAGGACTTAGAGAAGGAACAGGCCAAGGTGCAGTTCGACGGGTCCATTGCCGTTCAAGCGCGCCAGACTCTCGAAGAATCGCACTGGCTTCTGAAGTTGGCCGACCGAAACGACCGTATCAAAGGAGTCGTCGGCTGGGTGGACTTGGGCTCGGATCGCGTTGTCGAGCAATTGGAGACCTTCGCCGCGCATCTGAAATTCGTCGGGGTCCGCCATGTCGTGCAAGATGAGCCGGATGATCGGTTCATACTTCGCCCGGAATTCCTCTGTGGACTGGAAATGCTAAAACGGTTCGACCTGACCTACGATCTGCTGATTTATCCGCGGCAACTTCCCGCTGCCCTCGAGGTGGTGAGTCGATTTCCGGAGCAGCCGTTCGTTCTTGATCACCTTGCCAAACCCCAGATCAAGGACCGTGTCCTATCACCCTGGAAGGAGCAGATTCAAGAGCTGGCAGCCTTCCCAAATGTTTTCTGCAAAATCTCGGGAATGGTGACGGAGGCTGATTGGCGCGCGTGGAAACCCGAGGACTTCACTCCTTATCTCGACGTCGTCTCCGAAACGTTTGGCGAAGACCGATTGATGGTGGGCTCGGACTGGCCCGTTTGCCTGCTGGCCGCGTCCTACGCGGAGGTGGTCGCTCTCGCGCGTGATTATTTCAAGTCATTATCCGAGGCCGCGCGGAAGAAAATCTTTGGCGAGAACGCATGCAAGTTTTACGGCATCGGCTGCTCCTGA
- a CDS encoding prepilin peptidase, which produces MPFHFWSGVFFVFGSMVGSLLNVCIYRLPRGESIVWPGSRCPHCGGAIPWYLNIPIFTWLWLRGKCANCGGPISIRYLIVEFITGATFLACWLIYGRATPLLVLAYALLLAGFIVATFIDYEHFIIPDEITLGGIVAGFLCAAAVPELHGTADRAVALRQSFIGIAVGAGLIYAILRLGKLLFGRQRFVLEPDTRIVFTETCIQLPNEEIPYEEKFYRKTDAIEFDAKRVELPDRCYIRETFVRLTPTSLQVGEDVFDPEQVPRMEVVTDEIVFPREAMGLGDVKFMGAIGAFLGWKAVIFSLMVSSMIGSLVGVTLILLKKQAWSSRIPYGPYIALAATIWVFGGRQFTEWWLAR; this is translated from the coding sequence ATGCCGTTCCATTTTTGGTCGGGGGTGTTTTTTGTCTTCGGCTCGATGGTGGGCAGCCTGCTCAACGTCTGCATCTATCGCCTGCCGCGCGGAGAAAGCATTGTCTGGCCCGGCTCCCGTTGTCCGCACTGTGGCGGCGCCATTCCGTGGTATTTGAACATCCCCATCTTCACCTGGCTCTGGCTCCGCGGCAAATGCGCGAACTGCGGCGGGCCGATTTCAATCCGTTACCTGATCGTCGAATTCATCACCGGCGCGACGTTCCTCGCGTGCTGGCTGATTTATGGCCGTGCCACGCCGCTGCTCGTTCTGGCTTACGCGCTATTACTCGCCGGATTCATCGTCGCCACGTTCATCGATTACGAACATTTCATCATCCCCGATGAAATCACGCTGGGCGGCATCGTGGCCGGTTTTCTGTGCGCTGCCGCAGTGCCGGAATTGCACGGCACGGCCGACCGCGCCGTCGCCTTGCGCCAGAGTTTCATCGGCATCGCGGTGGGCGCCGGATTGATCTACGCCATTCTGCGCCTGGGGAAGCTTCTGTTCGGACGCCAACGGTTCGTTCTGGAGCCGGACACGCGAATCGTCTTCACGGAAACCTGCATTCAGCTTCCGAACGAGGAGATCCCGTACGAAGAGAAATTCTATCGCAAAACGGACGCCATCGAGTTCGACGCGAAGCGCGTGGAGTTGCCCGACCGCTGCTACATCCGCGAAACGTTTGTCCGCCTGACGCCCACTTCGCTTCAAGTAGGCGAGGATGTGTTCGATCCGGAACAAGTCCCGCGCATGGAAGTCGTGACCGACGAAATCGTGTTCCCGCGCGAAGCCATGGGACTCGGGGACGTGAAGTTCATGGGGGCCATCGGGGCGTTCCTGGGTTGGAAGGCGGTGATCTTTTCTTTGATGGTCAGTTCGATGATCGGATCGCTCGTCGGCGTCACGTTGATCCTGCTGAAGAAGCAAGCCTGGTCGAGCCGGATTCCGTACGGTCCGTACATCGCCCTGGCTGCGACAATCTGGGTTTTTGGCGGCCGGCAATTCACGGAATGGTGGCTGGCACGGTGA
- a CDS encoding radical SAM protein, with the protein MTETLVINEIYLSLQGESTFAGLPCIFVRLTACDLRCSYCDTAYAFTEGKKMSSADVLAETRRLAAPFKTRMCHTMEVKACVEAPQAARGARALPLVELTGGEPLLQKASLSLMKSLCDEGFTVLLETSGAHDISPVDPRVHCIMDLKCPSSGEVSRNRWENLKHLKAKDEIKFVLGTAQDYQWAKEQLAQHRLASICPVLFSWVSPLTVEQRHSSLKHAPLGQTAISRKELAERIIADALPVRFQLQMHKVIWAVDSRGV; encoded by the coding sequence ATGACCGAAACGCTGGTCATCAACGAAATCTACTTGAGCCTCCAGGGCGAAAGCACATTTGCCGGGCTGCCGTGCATCTTCGTCCGGCTGACGGCGTGTGATTTGCGGTGTTCGTACTGCGACACGGCTTACGCGTTCACGGAAGGAAAGAAAATGTCATCGGCAGACGTGCTGGCCGAAACGCGAAGGCTGGCGGCGCCTTTCAAGACCCGCATGTGCCACACGATGGAAGTGAAGGCTTGCGTCGAGGCGCCGCAAGCTGCACGCGGGGCGCGTGCGCTCCCCCTGGTCGAGTTGACCGGCGGCGAACCGCTCCTGCAAAAGGCGTCCTTGTCGCTGATGAAGTCGCTCTGTGACGAGGGCTTCACGGTCCTCCTTGAAACCAGCGGTGCGCACGACATTTCCCCAGTCGATCCTCGGGTGCATTGCATCATGGACTTGAAATGCCCGAGCAGCGGCGAGGTGTCGCGGAATCGCTGGGAGAACTTGAAACATCTCAAAGCGAAGGATGAGATCAAATTCGTGCTCGGGACTGCGCAAGACTATCAGTGGGCCAAGGAGCAACTCGCACAGCATCGACTTGCTTCAATTTGCCCCGTGCTTTTCTCGTGGGTCTCGCCGCTCACAGTCGAACAGCGACACAGTTCGCTCAAACACGCCCCGCTAGGCCAGACAGCGATCTCGAGAAAGGAACTCGCGGAACGGATCATCGCGGACGCGTTGCCCGTGCGTTTCCAACTGCAAATGCATAAAGTGATCTGGGCGGTTGATTCGAGGGGAGTCTGA
- a CDS encoding shikimate dehydrogenase translates to MQNAGLATLGLNWRYLAFDVHPTELRQVIAGAKAMKFVGLNLTLPHKLLALEMVDELDESARAWGAVNTIRFEGRRENGDWAWLGQMSPGEVTAVRARGFNTDADALVRALAEDLDCNLRGAAVLVLGAGGAGRVAALKLAAEGVSNVFLVNRTEEKAEAIGREIWQRCPAVKVKVGYPEAAVDLVVNATSLGLKDTDPLPIDEKRFALGRARKVYDMIYRPAETKLLSAAKAASCCTANGLGMLLYQGIRALEIWTGQPAPEEIMRKALEEEVYG, encoded by the coding sequence ATGCAGAACGCCGGCCTTGCGACGCTCGGACTGAACTGGCGTTACCTGGCCTTTGATGTTCATCCAACCGAACTGCGCCAGGTCATCGCAGGCGCGAAAGCAATGAAGTTCGTCGGCTTGAATCTTACCCTCCCGCACAAGCTCCTGGCGCTCGAAATGGTGGATGAACTCGATGAATCAGCGCGGGCGTGGGGCGCTGTAAACACGATCCGCTTCGAGGGGCGTCGCGAGAACGGCGATTGGGCCTGGCTCGGCCAAATGTCACCAGGCGAAGTTACCGCGGTGCGCGCCCGCGGCTTCAATACGGATGCGGACGCGCTGGTGCGGGCGCTGGCGGAAGACCTCGACTGCAACCTGCGCGGCGCGGCGGTGTTGGTTTTGGGAGCGGGTGGCGCGGGCCGTGTCGCCGCGCTGAAATTGGCCGCAGAAGGCGTGTCCAACGTTTTCTTGGTGAATCGGACGGAAGAAAAGGCGGAGGCGATTGGCCGCGAAATCTGGCAGCGTTGCCCGGCGGTGAAAGTGAAAGTTGGTTATCCGGAAGCTGCGGTCGATCTCGTCGTGAATGCCACGTCGCTCGGCCTCAAAGACACAGATCCGCTGCCCATCGACGAGAAGCGGTTTGCGCTGGGACGGGCACGAAAAGTTTATGACATGATCTATCGCCCCGCGGAGACGAAATTGTTGAGTGCAGCCAAAGCGGCGAGTTGCTGCACGGCCAATGGACTGGGGATGCTGCTCTATCAAGGCATCAGAGCCCTGGAGATCTGGACAGGCCAGCCGGCGCCGGAAGAAATCATGAGGAAAGCGTTGGAGGAAGAAGTCTATGGGTAG